Proteins co-encoded in one Spirosoma endbachense genomic window:
- a CDS encoding Lrp/AsnC family transcriptional regulator, producing MEKNHSTLDDLDFAVLSCLQKDGRMSFTEIAEQLNVSVGTARTRLNRLIEEGIISIVGRVDPDKVGFRAYAHVAVYVRPATLKEHVAQEISTRPEVSFLASTSGDYDLEVDVMCQTNNDLVEFINEISAIDGVYQTKTTLYFKVYKYAQPDLNLLK from the coding sequence ATGGAAAAAAATCATAGTACGCTCGACGACCTGGACTTTGCTGTTCTGTCCTGTCTCCAAAAAGACGGCCGGATGTCATTCACAGAAATTGCCGAGCAATTAAATGTATCCGTTGGCACAGCCCGAACCCGACTTAACCGATTAATAGAAGAAGGAATTATTAGTATTGTCGGCCGGGTCGATCCCGATAAAGTAGGATTTCGTGCCTACGCGCACGTTGCCGTATATGTGCGCCCGGCTACGCTGAAAGAGCACGTAGCGCAGGAAATTTCGACCCGGCCTGAAGTTAGTTTTCTGGCCAGTACATCCGGCGATTATGATTTGGAGGTCGATGTCATGTGCCAGACTAATAACGACTTGGTTGAATTCATAAACGAAATTTCAGCAATTGACGGTGTCTATCAAACCAAAACGACGCTTTATTTTAAGGTCTATAAATACGCTCAGCCAGATTTGAATCTGTTAAAGTAA
- the kduI gene encoding 5-dehydro-4-deoxy-D-glucuronate isomerase, with amino-acid sequence MQNLTSYAGKADSSGIAFIYELQRLITNYSLNMQVRYAVGPNETSTFKTNELRENFLIETLFVPDTVQLCYSHFDRVIVGGVKPVDSLVELTTYDELKSDYFLERRELGVINVGGPGTIQVDGQSYELAKLDCLYVGRGSRQVTFGSQSAGDPALFYVLSAPAHTTYPTQKAAQNDVFSAPMGSKEGANERVIYRYIHRDGLPSCQLVMGLTILKSGSVWNTMPAHVHDRRMEAYFYFDLDPAHRIVHLMGQPAETRHLLVANHQAVVSPPWSIHSGCGTTNYSFIWGMAGENMDYADMDMTAIADLR; translated from the coding sequence TTGCAGAACCTGACTAGCTATGCAGGAAAGGCCGATTCATCTGGAATTGCATTTATCTACGAATTACAACGTTTAATTACCAACTATTCACTGAACATGCAGGTACGCTATGCTGTTGGCCCGAATGAAACAAGTACGTTCAAAACGAACGAGCTTCGGGAGAATTTTTTGATTGAAACCCTCTTTGTTCCAGATACGGTTCAGCTCTGTTACAGTCACTTTGATCGGGTTATTGTTGGGGGCGTAAAGCCAGTCGATTCACTGGTCGAACTGACGACTTATGACGAACTAAAGAGTGACTATTTTTTAGAACGCAGGGAGCTAGGCGTAATCAATGTTGGCGGCCCCGGAACCATTCAGGTTGATGGGCAGAGCTACGAACTGGCTAAACTGGACTGTCTTTATGTCGGACGGGGTAGTCGGCAAGTGACATTTGGAAGCCAGTCGGCAGGCGATCCTGCTCTTTTTTATGTGTTGTCGGCCCCTGCCCATACGACCTATCCGACCCAAAAGGCGGCACAAAATGATGTTTTTTCGGCACCGATGGGGTCGAAAGAAGGCGCTAATGAACGGGTCATCTACCGGTATATTCACCGGGATGGGCTGCCAAGCTGCCAGTTGGTTATGGGTTTAACGATTCTGAAATCAGGAAGCGTCTGGAATACAATGCCTGCCCACGTGCATGACCGCCGGATGGAAGCCTATTTTTACTTCGATCTTGACCCGGCTCACCGGATTGTGCATCTGATGGGCCAGCCTGCCGAAACCCGACATCTACTCGTGGCCAATCATCAGGCCGTAGTGTCTCCTCCGTGGTCGATCCATTCGGGATGCGGAACAACGAACTACTCGTTCATCTGGGGAATGGCTGGCGAAAATATGGATTACGCCGATATGGATATGACTGCGATCGCTGATTTGCGGTAG
- the hydA gene encoding dihydropyrimidinase has product MSILIKNGRIVTATDDYVADIFVEGETISAIGKNLPVEADSTIDASGKLVFPGGIDPHVHLAMPFMGTFSSDTHETGTRAALFGGTTTVIDFVLQKQGHSLKEALADWNSRARGTTVGDYSFHMAVTDFNEDTKAEIKEMVETEGITSFKTFMAYKGALMIDDRQMIGLMQEVKKQGGMVTVHATNGDVIDYLTAKHRSEGKLAPLYHYLSQPEVTEAEASGRFADMADYTGCPGYIVHMTCEGALNAVRNATRRNQKVFVETCIQYLILDASLYESNFEGAKWVMSPPLREKKDQQSLWAGINQGLVQIVATDHCPFMWEQKLMGKDDFSKIPNGHPAIENRMELLYSEGVHKGKITPNKYVEVACTNPAKIFGMFPRKGTIAIGSDADIVIFDPNETHTLSAKTHHMNVDYSGYEGWELTGKVKTVLLRGKVVIDDDKCLADKGYGQFIKRNKVSGKI; this is encoded by the coding sequence ATGAGCATTTTGATTAAAAACGGTCGGATTGTTACGGCTACAGACGATTACGTTGCCGATATTTTCGTGGAAGGCGAAACGATTAGCGCCATCGGTAAGAATCTGCCCGTTGAGGCCGATTCGACCATCGACGCGTCAGGGAAACTGGTATTTCCTGGTGGCATCGACCCGCATGTGCATTTGGCTATGCCGTTCATGGGGACGTTCTCAAGCGATACGCATGAAACGGGTACCCGTGCAGCTCTCTTTGGCGGCACGACTACGGTTATTGATTTCGTCTTGCAAAAACAGGGGCATTCGCTGAAAGAAGCGCTTGCCGACTGGAACTCCCGTGCCCGTGGCACTACCGTAGGCGACTACAGTTTCCATATGGCCGTGACTGATTTTAATGAAGATACGAAGGCCGAAATAAAGGAGATGGTTGAAACTGAAGGAATTACTTCGTTCAAAACCTTTATGGCCTACAAAGGGGCGTTGATGATTGACGACCGGCAAATGATTGGTCTGATGCAGGAGGTGAAAAAGCAAGGCGGTATGGTTACGGTTCATGCGACCAACGGCGATGTCATCGATTACCTGACGGCCAAACACCGGTCTGAAGGCAAGTTGGCTCCGCTGTATCATTACCTCTCGCAGCCCGAAGTGACGGAAGCTGAAGCCAGTGGCCGTTTCGCTGACATGGCCGACTATACCGGCTGCCCCGGCTACATCGTTCACATGACCTGCGAAGGTGCTCTGAATGCCGTTCGAAACGCCACCCGGCGTAATCAGAAAGTGTTTGTCGAAACCTGTATCCAATACCTCATTCTCGATGCATCATTGTACGAGTCTAATTTCGAGGGGGCCAAATGGGTCATGAGTCCGCCGTTGCGGGAAAAGAAAGACCAGCAATCGCTCTGGGCCGGTATCAACCAGGGTTTAGTGCAGATCGTGGCCACCGATCATTGCCCGTTCATGTGGGAGCAGAAACTGATGGGCAAAGATGATTTCTCGAAAATTCCGAACGGGCATCCGGCCATCGAAAATCGCATGGAATTGCTCTATAGTGAAGGTGTTCACAAGGGTAAGATCACACCGAACAAATACGTTGAGGTTGCCTGCACAAATCCGGCTAAAATCTTTGGTATGTTCCCGCGAAAAGGAACGATCGCGATTGGTAGCGATGCCGACATTGTCATCTTCGATCCAAACGAAACGCACACGCTCTCGGCCAAAACCCACCATATGAATGTCGATTATTCAGGCTACGAAGGATGGGAGCTAACGGGCAAAGTCAAAACTGTTTTGCTGCGTGGTAAAGTTGTTATCGACGACGATAAATGCCTGGCCGACAAAGGTTATGGCCAATTTATTAAACGCAATAAAGTGAGCGGAAAGATCTAG
- a CDS encoding nucleoside hydrolase, with the protein MLTSRRRFIGALSVGTASALLPATTFASIGKADPVKRIILDSDTATDDALAVLMAVTSPKLKVEAITITCGNVGFDQQTKNALYTIQLAGKNGQVPVFQGSARPLVRQVHGNATYVHGSDGMSNSFFPDPQQKPEKEHAVDAIIRLVDKYPNEITIVAIGPLTNVALALLREPSIAKKVKELYFMGGFYKFYGNINPGATYNAWVDPEAARVVFQSGIPITTVGFDVSVKSSVFTDDDYAKVEKLGTKYADFFMKINRIRRKYCKEHQKMNGSNHPDAITIAAVIDPSIVSLSVSRFVDIETRGELTLGALAIDELGVWGKPPNATICVEADEAKFKKMVFDTLKMS; encoded by the coding sequence ATGCTCACTTCAAGACGCAGATTTATTGGGGCACTTTCGGTAGGTACAGCATCGGCTTTACTGCCAGCTACAACGTTTGCGTCCATTGGTAAAGCAGATCCGGTTAAGCGAATTATTCTTGACAGCGATACCGCAACCGATGATGCGCTGGCAGTTCTGATGGCCGTGACTTCGCCTAAATTGAAAGTCGAGGCCATCACCATCACCTGTGGTAATGTGGGGTTCGACCAGCAAACTAAAAATGCGCTTTACACGATTCAGCTAGCCGGAAAGAACGGCCAGGTTCCCGTTTTTCAGGGTTCTGCCCGTCCGCTCGTTCGGCAGGTCCACGGGAATGCAACGTACGTACACGGTAGCGACGGGATGAGTAATTCGTTCTTCCCCGATCCGCAGCAAAAACCAGAGAAAGAACACGCCGTCGATGCCATTATCCGGCTCGTCGATAAATACCCAAACGAGATAACGATTGTTGCCATTGGTCCGCTCACCAATGTTGCGTTGGCGCTGTTGCGTGAGCCATCCATTGCCAAAAAGGTCAAAGAACTGTATTTCATGGGTGGTTTCTACAAGTTTTACGGCAACATCAATCCGGGTGCGACCTACAATGCGTGGGTCGATCCGGAAGCGGCCCGCGTTGTTTTCCAGTCGGGAATTCCCATAACGACGGTTGGTTTCGATGTGAGCGTAAAGAGCTCGGTTTTCACGGATGACGACTACGCGAAAGTGGAAAAACTCGGCACTAAATACGCTGACTTCTTCATGAAGATTAACCGAATTCGGCGAAAATATTGCAAAGAACACCAGAAGATGAATGGCTCTAATCACCCGGATGCCATTACCATTGCGGCCGTTATCGACCCCAGTATTGTTTCGCTATCCGTATCGCGTTTCGTCGATATCGAAACGCGGGGAGAATTAACGCTCGGGGCTTTGGCCATCGACGAGCTGGGCGTCTGGGGCAAACCACCGAATGCCACCATCTGCGTGGAAGCCGACGAGGCAAAGTTTAAGAAAATGGTATTCGATACGTTGAAAATGAGTTAA
- a CDS encoding aminotransferase class III-fold pyridoxal phosphate-dependent enzyme — MLDTTTLSETQEVLQDSFDYTVFAWSKQKGISPIAVKSAKGVYMYDYDDKRYIDFSSGLMNVNIGHGNQRITEAVVKQMQEVSYVTPYCVTKVRGELGKKLAEICPGDLNKAFFTLCGATSNEAAIKLARLYTGRHKILSRYQSYHGATYGTLSVGGDPRKLPDDSQQAPNFVHIDIPYRYRWNHDEESMLTDSVAQLERVIAYEGPGNIAAIMLEGESGTSGCLQYPVGYLAAVRKICDKHGILIIIDEVMSGFGRTGKWFGFENHGIVPDMVTMAKGITSGYIPFGCLMVTDKIAARYDDTVLATGMTYAAHPVGCAAALETLKIYEDENLIENAVEMGKYMDAQAAILMERHPSIGDFRNTGLLGCFELVKNRTTKEPMAPFNARPEEMAVMSKVAARIKELGMYTFVRWSYVFVAPPLCVTKEQIDEGLAIISEALKIADEYVVNQPVNL, encoded by the coding sequence ATGCTTGACACAACAACGCTTTCTGAAACGCAGGAAGTGCTTCAGGATAGTTTCGATTATACCGTATTTGCCTGGAGCAAACAGAAAGGTATTTCACCCATTGCGGTAAAATCTGCCAAAGGAGTTTATATGTACGATTACGACGACAAACGTTATATCGACTTCTCATCGGGCCTGATGAATGTCAATATTGGACATGGTAATCAGCGCATTACGGAAGCAGTTGTCAAGCAAATGCAGGAGGTGAGCTATGTAACTCCCTACTGCGTAACAAAAGTCAGGGGTGAATTGGGCAAAAAACTGGCCGAAATCTGCCCCGGCGATCTAAATAAAGCCTTCTTTACGTTATGCGGTGCGACGTCAAATGAAGCGGCTATTAAGCTGGCGCGTTTGTATACTGGCCGGCATAAAATTCTAAGCCGCTATCAGTCCTATCATGGTGCTACGTATGGCACCTTATCGGTTGGTGGCGACCCGCGCAAACTACCAGACGATTCGCAGCAGGCTCCTAACTTCGTACACATCGATATCCCGTATCGTTATCGCTGGAACCACGATGAAGAAAGTATGCTGACCGACTCCGTTGCCCAGTTGGAACGGGTCATCGCCTACGAAGGCCCCGGCAACATAGCCGCCATCATGCTGGAAGGTGAGTCGGGCACATCGGGTTGTCTGCAATACCCTGTTGGCTATTTAGCCGCCGTTCGGAAAATCTGCGATAAACACGGTATTCTGATCATCATCGACGAAGTGATGAGCGGTTTTGGCCGTACCGGTAAATGGTTTGGCTTTGAAAATCACGGTATTGTTCCTGACATGGTTACGATGGCCAAAGGTATTACCAGTGGCTATATCCCATTCGGATGCCTGATGGTTACGGATAAAATCGCAGCCCGCTACGATGATACCGTATTGGCAACCGGTATGACTTATGCTGCTCACCCGGTTGGTTGTGCAGCGGCTCTGGAAACGCTGAAAATTTATGAGGATGAAAATCTGATTGAAAACGCCGTTGAAATGGGCAAATACATGGATGCACAGGCGGCTATCCTGATGGAAAGGCATCCGAGCATTGGCGATTTTAGAAATACCGGCCTGTTAGGCTGTTTTGAACTGGTCAAAAACCGGACGACGAAAGAACCAATGGCTCCCTTCAACGCCAGACCGGAAGAAATGGCCGTTATGAGCAAAGTAGCTGCCAGGATCAAGGAGTTGGGTATGTACACCTTTGTTCGCTGGAGTTATGTGTTCGTCGCCCCTCCCCTATGCGTCACGAAAGAACAAATCGACGAAGGGCTGGCAATCATCAGTGAGGCTCTGAAAATCGCTGACGAGTACGTGGTAAACCAACCAGTAAACCTATAA
- a CDS encoding NCS1 family nucleobase:cation symporter-1 produces MQLATEANVDESSALYSEDLAPIPMSKRTWTTWNYAALWISMSLCIPTYMMASSLIQGGMNWWQAIFTIFLGNTIVLIPMVLNGHAGAQYGIPFPVLVRSSFGTSGANIPAMLRAIVACGWFGIQTWIGGFSIYQMLRLWIPSLETLPQVFPVSFGLQTGPAICFFLFWLLNMYVVYLGVESIRKLLVFKAFFLPVAALALLWWAISAGNGLGPILEQPAKFTTSAEFFAFFFPALTGMVGFWATLSLNIPDFTRYATSQRAQVRGQIIGLPPAMTLFSFIGVVVTSATTIIYGTTIWDPLVLAGKFDSKLLVSIAMIAVAISTLATNIAANIVSPANDFANLAPSKIDFRKGGYITGIIGILIFPWKLIADPTGFIFTWLVGYSSLLGPVGGIMIADYFFLRKQQLVLSDLYSESGRYTYKNGFNPAAIIALLAGILPNIPGFLTTIQVIPADSVPGWISHLYNYAWFVGFLVSGLVYLGLMRNSIFTAKDTKLFAKNTENLSI; encoded by the coding sequence ATGCAGTTAGCAACTGAAGCAAACGTAGACGAATCATCCGCTCTGTATAGCGAGGATTTAGCTCCCATCCCCATGTCGAAACGGACATGGACTACCTGGAATTATGCCGCTCTCTGGATCAGCATGAGTTTGTGTATTCCAACGTATATGATGGCTAGTTCACTTATCCAGGGCGGTATGAACTGGTGGCAGGCTATTTTCACCATCTTTCTGGGCAATACCATTGTTTTGATTCCAATGGTATTAAATGGTCATGCCGGTGCCCAATACGGTATTCCTTTCCCTGTTTTGGTACGATCCAGTTTCGGAACCAGTGGTGCCAATATTCCGGCGATGCTTCGGGCCATTGTCGCCTGTGGCTGGTTCGGCATCCAGACCTGGATTGGCGGCTTTTCGATCTACCAAATGCTTCGGCTATGGATTCCGTCGCTGGAAACATTACCCCAGGTGTTCCCCGTTTCGTTTGGCTTACAAACCGGCCCTGCCATTTGCTTCTTTTTGTTCTGGCTGCTGAATATGTATGTCGTTTATCTTGGTGTCGAAAGCATCAGAAAATTGCTGGTATTCAAGGCATTTTTTCTGCCTGTTGCCGCGCTGGCACTGCTCTGGTGGGCCATTTCGGCCGGAAACGGTCTTGGGCCTATTCTCGAGCAACCGGCCAAATTCACGACCTCGGCGGAGTTCTTTGCCTTTTTCTTTCCAGCCCTAACCGGCATGGTCGGTTTCTGGGCCACTCTGTCGCTGAACATTCCGGATTTTACGCGCTATGCAACCAGCCAGCGAGCCCAGGTACGCGGTCAGATTATTGGGCTACCTCCGGCCATGACATTGTTTTCGTTTATTGGCGTTGTCGTTACCTCAGCAACGACTATTATTTACGGGACAACCATCTGGGACCCGCTCGTTCTGGCCGGAAAATTTGATAGTAAACTGCTGGTCAGCATCGCTATGATTGCGGTGGCCATTTCGACCCTGGCAACGAACATTGCGGCCAATATTGTTAGTCCGGCTAACGATTTTGCGAATCTGGCACCGTCGAAAATTGATTTTCGGAAAGGCGGCTACATTACAGGTATCATTGGCATTTTAATTTTCCCCTGGAAGTTAATTGCCGACCCAACCGGATTCATTTTTACCTGGTTAGTGGGTTATTCCAGCTTACTCGGGCCGGTTGGTGGCATCATGATCGCCGATTATTTCTTCCTGCGCAAACAGCAACTGGTACTGAGCGATCTATACAGCGAATCAGGCAGGTATACCTACAAAAACGGGTTTAACCCGGCTGCTATTATTGCCTTACTCGCGGGTATACTGCCCAATATTCCGGGCTTTCTGACGACCATTCAGGTGATTCCGGCCGACAGCGTTCCTGGCTGGATTTCGCACCTTTATAATTACGCCTGGTTCGTCGGTTTTTTGGTGAGCGGGTTAGTGTATTTGGGGCTAATGAGAAACAGTATTTTTACCGCAAAGGACACAAAGCTCTTCGCAAAGAACACAGAGAATTTATCTATTTAA
- a CDS encoding CoA-acylating methylmalonate-semialdehyde dehydrogenase gives MKYSPIQNYINGQFIDAATDQTLAVISPVDGTLLSTVPLSTAHDLDTAVKAAKAAFPAWSRTTIKERVQVFFRYKALLEKNINELAALVQEENGKTYDEAVAEIEKGAELAEFACSLPQIVTGEILEVSRGVECRTEHVPLGVVASIVPFNFPSMVPNWTIPNAIALGNCMIIKPSEKVPLSVGRLAELLQEAGLPKGVFNVVHGDREIVEAICDHPGIEAVSFVGSTKIAKAVYKRATSNYKRCLALGGAKNHLIVLPDAIPGMTAQNITASMAGCAGQRCMAASAMVAVGPVDHIIEKLCEEAQKMVPGKNLGAVINRASKDRIERYITEAESQGAKVLVDGRNPTVEGKEEGTYVGPTVIDYVRPDMAIAQEEIFGPVISIMRTNTVDEALAIENANPYGNAASVFTQNGGMARYVIDKASAGMVGVNVGVPVPREPFSFGGWNDSRFGVGDITGKSSIEFWTKLKKSTTKWNPEAGINWMS, from the coding sequence ATGAAGTATAGTCCCATACAGAATTACATAAACGGTCAGTTTATCGATGCGGCAACGGATCAGACACTGGCGGTCATTTCACCAGTAGATGGCACCCTGCTATCGACCGTACCATTATCGACTGCCCATGATTTAGATACTGCCGTCAAAGCGGCAAAAGCCGCCTTCCCGGCCTGGAGCAGAACAACCATTAAAGAAAGAGTACAGGTTTTCTTCCGCTATAAAGCGCTGCTGGAGAAGAACATCAACGAATTGGCGGCACTGGTCCAGGAAGAGAATGGTAAAACCTACGATGAGGCCGTTGCCGAAATTGAAAAAGGTGCTGAGCTGGCAGAATTTGCTTGTTCGTTACCGCAAATCGTCACTGGTGAAATTTTGGAAGTGAGCCGGGGCGTTGAGTGTCGAACTGAACACGTACCCCTGGGCGTCGTTGCCAGCATTGTTCCGTTCAATTTCCCAAGTATGGTGCCAAACTGGACAATTCCGAATGCCATTGCGCTAGGTAATTGCATGATTATCAAACCCTCGGAGAAGGTACCCTTGAGCGTAGGTCGACTAGCTGAACTGCTCCAGGAAGCGGGTTTGCCCAAAGGCGTCTTCAACGTCGTTCACGGCGATCGGGAAATCGTTGAAGCCATCTGTGATCATCCGGGTATTGAAGCCGTTTCATTTGTCGGTTCCACAAAAATCGCCAAAGCCGTTTATAAGCGGGCAACCAGCAATTACAAACGCTGTCTGGCGCTGGGCGGGGCCAAGAATCACCTGATTGTATTACCCGATGCCATTCCGGGGATGACGGCACAAAACATCACGGCATCGATGGCGGGTTGTGCGGGTCAGCGGTGCATGGCAGCATCGGCCATGGTTGCCGTTGGTCCGGTCGATCACATTATCGAGAAACTCTGTGAAGAAGCCCAGAAGATGGTTCCCGGCAAAAATCTGGGTGCCGTGATCAATCGTGCCTCCAAAGACCGCATTGAGCGATACATTACTGAAGCCGAAAGCCAGGGGGCCAAAGTGCTGGTCGATGGGCGTAATCCGACGGTGGAAGGCAAAGAAGAAGGCACCTATGTAGGCCCAACTGTTATTGATTATGTACGACCAGATATGGCCATTGCTCAGGAAGAAATATTTGGCCCGGTCATTAGCATCATGCGGACAAATACGGTCGATGAAGCGCTGGCCATCGAGAATGCGAACCCATACGGCAATGCAGCCTCCGTATTTACTCAAAACGGTGGCATGGCGCGCTACGTGATCGATAAAGCCAGCGCCGGAATGGTCGGCGTTAACGTGGGCGTACCTGTTCCGCGCGAACCATTTTCGTTTGGTGGCTGGAATGATAGCCGCTTCGGCGTCGGCGATATTACCGGCAAAAGCTCCATCGAATTCTGGACGAAGCTCAAAAAAAGCACAACCAAATGGAACCCCGAAGCCGGCATTAACTGGATGAGCTAA